A single window of Thalassomonas viridans DNA harbors:
- the bioA gene encoding adenosylmethionine--8-amino-7-oxononanoate transaminase produces the protein MNKKHTELLTFDRENIWHPYTSMSSPLPSYLVESAKGVEIKLATGETLIDGMASWWSVLHGYNHPKLNQAVIDQTEKVAHVMFGGLTHQPAVELCQKLIALTPKSLERVFLSDSGSVAVEVAIKMAIQYWHSKGEKNKHRLLTVRNGYHGDTFAAMSVCDPVTGMHQLFDQVLMKNLFAPAPGIAIDEEWQPEDTAALEALFAEHHQELAAFIIEPIVQGTGGMRFYHPEYLKTCAALCKKYRVLMIADEIATGFGRTGKLFACEWADISPDILCLGKTLTGGYMSLAATLCSEDVAVTISEGEAGCFMHGPTFMGNPLACAVASASIDLLKENDWQQQVARLEAILQQHLLPLSGHKRVKDARVLGAIGVVEARQSVNVANIQKRFVELGVWIRPFGKLIYIMPPYVTEKSDLLKVIRAIATVLDEDTCFNA, from the coding sequence CCTTCTTACCTGGTAGAATCAGCCAAGGGGGTGGAAATAAAACTGGCAACTGGTGAAACCCTGATCGACGGCATGGCTTCCTGGTGGTCTGTGCTGCACGGCTATAACCACCCTAAGCTGAATCAGGCGGTTATCGACCAGACCGAAAAAGTGGCCCATGTCATGTTCGGTGGCTTAACCCATCAGCCGGCGGTTGAGTTATGCCAAAAACTGATAGCGCTGACCCCGAAATCCTTAGAGCGGGTCTTTTTATCCGACAGCGGTTCGGTGGCGGTGGAAGTGGCGATCAAAATGGCCATCCAGTACTGGCACAGCAAGGGCGAGAAAAACAAACACAGGCTGTTAACGGTGCGCAACGGCTACCACGGCGATACCTTTGCCGCCATGTCGGTTTGCGATCCCGTTACCGGCATGCACCAGTTATTCGACCAGGTATTAATGAAAAACCTGTTCGCCCCGGCCCCGGGCATTGCCATAGACGAAGAGTGGCAACCAGAAGATACCGCAGCCCTTGAAGCCTTGTTTGCCGAACACCATCAAGAGCTGGCCGCCTTTATTATCGAGCCCATAGTCCAGGGCACCGGCGGCATGCGTTTCTACCACCCGGAATATTTAAAAACCTGCGCCGCCTTATGCAAAAAGTACCGGGTGCTGATGATAGCAGACGAGATCGCCACCGGTTTTGGCCGCACCGGCAAACTCTTTGCGTGTGAATGGGCGGATATTTCCCCGGATATTTTATGTCTGGGCAAAACCCTCACCGGCGGTTATATGAGCCTGGCGGCCACCTTATGCTCTGAAGATGTCGCCGTCACTATCAGTGAAGGCGAAGCCGGCTGCTTTATGCACGGCCCCACCTTTATGGGCAACCCGCTTGCCTGTGCCGTGGCCAGCGCCAGCATAGATTTGCTTAAAGAAAACGACTGGCAGCAGCAGGTGGCCCGCCTGGAAGCCATACTGCAACAGCACTTGTTGCCCTTATCCGGGCATAAACGCGTCAAAGATGCCCGGGTACTGGGAGCCATAGGGGTGGTGGAAGCCCGCCAGAGCGTTAATGTCGCCAATATCCAGAAAAGGTTTGTCGAACTTGGCGTCTGGATCCGTCCCTTCGGTAAGCTGATTTATATCATGCCTCCTTATGTCACCGAGAAGAGCGATTTACTTAAAGTGATCCGGGCCATCGCCACGGTATTGGATGAAGATACCTGCTTTAACGCCTGA